From one Parambassis ranga chromosome 5, fParRan2.1, whole genome shotgun sequence genomic stretch:
- the zc3h11a gene encoding zinc finger CCCH domain-containing protein 11A isoform X2 has protein sequence MTNHGDDCYFFFYSTCSKGDSCPFRHCEAAMGNETVCNLWQEGRCFRAVCKFRHMEITKNRKEIPCYWENQPAGCKKPHCAFFHEKPRYIQGIFVQPDKSVIKTEEQQHEEPPPPPAAPLPTTANPQLRGVIKTETLEPVPSPTHPPVVINPADDDEDEDDQFSEEGEDGKVGPPPRKLAKSGDSLNFGVSTLEEIRLRKALKASMKRAGFPLQCAETSTNGEKENIQSPFQPPVFEDRDGSLMYEEASRPRGSMAERLGRKIPSAGVKNEAVPLKRSLADRLGRVVDEQPPSVLPQKLVKPIKERLGMPSGSVATTQSAETSLMSKKTPEPVRIKTLEEIKQEKAAKSQCQSHKDAPSVVAPENTTTKTATKGIKRAITVKDTSDRHVKTFSEILRAKKKRQEEQNSSPTTANNTVEKGPSKTQKESETAGLDPEPTNVTEVKVKTLEEIRREKATRIQVQQSKEAEKRKNTDAEENGAKKPALLHIKKQASQKANTATEKSAELTVKPQKTPAAASETNNVKVKTFEEIMREKRLRKQEMQAKSSSEEEPPQNQTVAVTLKRNLKIGLASTGSSSPSSTTADPDSTLPTQKVPVCNLVTLKSKAASPQSSTATPDTTVACVPVKAGSPPQQSMNSSRQTSNKHTRTTTALLPAKQAGVSSQDPTAEAATTQKKSPATDTKVRPKLNVKPSVMKPAVQVKPGQKRKGAERSAVAAVKPLNSASTVQEEPLQETACRDRQAFPSFSAEAQLSSAVPHSPSTSLDCGSSSSPLREDLQTVSVFKKSPGKESQPAANAAATREACTVPQSPVPNTPTQSKPRRSSVAASRAASTSAASAVDDFEDLINEFTDDQLEDDVDPAIGEDDLLQELSEMIDS, from the exons ATGACCAACCATGGGGATGACTGctacttcttcttctattcCACCTGCAGTAAA GGAGACAGCTGCCCATTCAGACACTGTGAGGCAGCTATGGGCAATGAGACAGTCTGCAACCTCTGGCAAGAAGGACGATGCTTTCGTGCTGTCTGCAAGTTTCGTCACATGGAGATCACA aaaaacagaaaagagatcCCTTGTTATTGGGAGAACCAGCCAGCTGGCTGCAAGAAGCCACACTGTGCTTTCTTCCATGAAAAGCCTCGCTACATACAAGGCATCTTTGTCCAACCTGATAAAA gtGTGATCAAGACTGAGGAGCAGCAACATGAAGAACCTCCCCCACCACCAGCGGCTCCACTCCCAACCACAGCTAACCCTCAGCTCAGAGGTGTTATAAAGACAGAAACTTTGGAACCAGTACCAagccccacccacccacctgtTGTGATTAATCCAGCAGATGATGACGAGGATGAAGATG ACCAGTTctcagaggagggagaggatggCAAGGTCGGCCCTCCACCTAGGAAGCTAGCCAAATCAG GCGATTCTCTAAATTTTGGTGTGAGCACTTTGGAGGAGATCCGGCTTCGAAAAGCCCTGAAGGCCAGCATGAAGAGAGCAGGCTTCCCCCTACAGTGTGCTGAAACCTCAACcaatggagagaaagaaaacatccaGTCACCTTTTCAACCACCCGTTTTTGAGGACAGAGATG GCTCACTTATGTATGAGGAAGCTTCAAGGCCAAGAGGCAGCATGGCAGAAAGACTAGGCAGGAAGATTCCTAGTGCTG GTGTGAAGAATGAAGCTGTTCCACTAAAAAGGAGTTTGGCTGATCGTCTTGGCAGAGTTGTGGATGAACAACCACCATCAGTGCTCCCTCAGAAGC TTGTGAAACCTATAAAAGAAAGGCTTGGAATGCCTTCTGGTTCAGTTGCAACCACTCAGTCAG CTGAGACTAGTCTGATGTCAAAAAAGACTCCTGAGCCGGTCCGCATCAAAACTCTGGAGGAGATCAAACAGGAGAAGGCAGCGAAGTCACAGTGTCAGAGTCACAAAGATGCCCCTTCAGTTGTGGCTCCAGAAAATACCACAACCAAAACAGCAACCAAAGGCATCAAGCGAGCCATCACTGTGAAAGATACGTCAGACAGACATGTCAAAACGTTTTCTGAAATCCTTCGGgccaagaaaaaaaggcaggagGAGCAGAATTCAAGCCCTACAACAGCTAATAACACAGTGGAGAAAGGTCCAAGCAAGACACAAAAGGAGTCGGAGACAGCTGGTCTTGATCCTGAGCCCACAAACGTAACAGAAGTTAAAGTAAAGACCTTGGAAGAGATCCGCAGGGAGAAGGCTACAAGAATCCAGGTGCAGCAGTCCAAAGAGGCTGAAAAGAGGAAGAACACAGATGCTGAGGAGAATGGTGCCAAGAAGCCTGCCCTACTGCACATCAAAAAGCAGGCCTCCCAAA AAGCCAACACTGCTACAGAGAAGAGTGCTGAATTGACAGTGAAGCCACAGAAAacccctgctgctgcatctgag ACCAATAACGTAAAGGTCAAGACCTTTGAGGAGATCATGCGAGAGAAACGCCTTCGAAAACAAGAAATGCAGGCCAAAAGCTCTTCTGAAGAAGAGCCTCCTCAGAACCAGACTGTTGCTGTTACACTGAAAAGGAATCTTAAAATTGGTCTTGCATCCACAGGCTCTTCATCACCCTCCTCCACAACTGCAGACCCTGATTCTACCCTTCCCACCCAAAAAGTTCCTGTTTGTAACCTTGTAACACTCAAATCCAAGGCTGCATCACCCCAAAGTAGCACTGCTACTCCTGATACAACCGTGGCCTGTGTCCCAGTGAAGGCGGGTTCTCCTCCCCAGCAGTCCATGAACAGCTCCAGGCAGacctcaaacaaacacaccaggaCCACCACTGCACTATTACCAGCCAAGCAGGCAGGAGTATCTTCACAAGATCCAACTGCTGAAGCTGCGACAACTCAGAAGAAatctccagcaacagacaccaAAG tgAGGCCCAAACTGAATGTGAAGCCATCTGTCATGAAACCTGCAGTGCAAGTGAAGCCAGGCCAGAAGAGGAAGGGAGCAGAGCGATCTGCCGTAGCTGCTGTCAAACCTCTGAACAGCGCTTCCACAGTGCAGGAGGAGCCACTGCAGGAGACggcatgcagagacagacag GCGTTCCCTTCATTCAGTGCAGAAGCACAGCTTAGTTCTGCTGTGCCCCATAGTCCCAGCACCTCTCTGGATTGTGGCTCCAGCTCCAGTCCTCTGAGAGAGGACCTTCAGACAGTCTCTGTTTTCAAGAAGAGTCCTGGCAAAGAATCCCAGCCAGCTGCTAATGCAGCTGCTACTAGAGAGGCGTGCACTGTCCCCCAGAG
- the zc3h11a gene encoding zinc finger CCCH domain-containing protein 11A isoform X1 produces the protein MTNHGDDCYFFFYSTCSKGDSCPFRHCEAAMGNETVCNLWQEGRCFRAVCKFRHMEITKNRKEIPCYWENQPAGCKKPHCAFFHEKPRYIQGIFVQPDKSVIKTEEQQHEEPPPPPAAPLPTTANPQLRGVIKTETLEPVPSPTHPPVVINPADDDEDEDDQFSEEGEDGKVGPPPRKLAKSGDSLNFGVSTLEEIRLRKALKASMKRAGFPLQCAETSTNGEKENIQSPFQPPVFEDRDGSLMYEEASRPRGSMAERLGRKIPSAGVKNEAVPLKRSLADRLGRVVDEQPPSVLPQKLVKPIKERLGMPSGSVATTQSAETSLMSKKTPEPVRIKTLEEIKQEKAAKSQCQSHKDAPSVVAPENTTTKTATKGIKRAITVKDTSDRHVKTFSEILRAKKKRQEEQNSSPTTANNTVEKGPSKTQKESETAGLDPEPTNVTEVKVKTLEEIRREKATRIQVQQSKEAEKRKNTDAEENGAKKPALLHIKKQASQKANTATEKSAELTVKPQKTPAAASETNNVKVKTFEEIMREKRLRKQEMQAKSSSEEEPPQNQTVAVTLKRNLKIGLASTGSSSPSSTTADPDSTLPTQKVPVCNLVTLKSKAASPQSSTATPDTTVACVPVKAGSPPQQSMNSSRQTSNKHTRTTTALLPAKQAGVSSQDPTAEAATTQKKSPATDTKGKVRPKLNVKPSVMKPAVQVKPGQKRKGAERSAVAAVKPLNSASTVQEEPLQETACRDRQAFPSFSAEAQLSSAVPHSPSTSLDCGSSSSPLREDLQTVSVFKKSPGKESQPAANAAATREACTVPQSPVPNTPTQSKPRRSSVAASRAASTSAASAVDDFEDLINEFTDDQLEDDVDPAIGEDDLLQELSEMIDS, from the exons ATGACCAACCATGGGGATGACTGctacttcttcttctattcCACCTGCAGTAAA GGAGACAGCTGCCCATTCAGACACTGTGAGGCAGCTATGGGCAATGAGACAGTCTGCAACCTCTGGCAAGAAGGACGATGCTTTCGTGCTGTCTGCAAGTTTCGTCACATGGAGATCACA aaaaacagaaaagagatcCCTTGTTATTGGGAGAACCAGCCAGCTGGCTGCAAGAAGCCACACTGTGCTTTCTTCCATGAAAAGCCTCGCTACATACAAGGCATCTTTGTCCAACCTGATAAAA gtGTGATCAAGACTGAGGAGCAGCAACATGAAGAACCTCCCCCACCACCAGCGGCTCCACTCCCAACCACAGCTAACCCTCAGCTCAGAGGTGTTATAAAGACAGAAACTTTGGAACCAGTACCAagccccacccacccacctgtTGTGATTAATCCAGCAGATGATGACGAGGATGAAGATG ACCAGTTctcagaggagggagaggatggCAAGGTCGGCCCTCCACCTAGGAAGCTAGCCAAATCAG GCGATTCTCTAAATTTTGGTGTGAGCACTTTGGAGGAGATCCGGCTTCGAAAAGCCCTGAAGGCCAGCATGAAGAGAGCAGGCTTCCCCCTACAGTGTGCTGAAACCTCAACcaatggagagaaagaaaacatccaGTCACCTTTTCAACCACCCGTTTTTGAGGACAGAGATG GCTCACTTATGTATGAGGAAGCTTCAAGGCCAAGAGGCAGCATGGCAGAAAGACTAGGCAGGAAGATTCCTAGTGCTG GTGTGAAGAATGAAGCTGTTCCACTAAAAAGGAGTTTGGCTGATCGTCTTGGCAGAGTTGTGGATGAACAACCACCATCAGTGCTCCCTCAGAAGC TTGTGAAACCTATAAAAGAAAGGCTTGGAATGCCTTCTGGTTCAGTTGCAACCACTCAGTCAG CTGAGACTAGTCTGATGTCAAAAAAGACTCCTGAGCCGGTCCGCATCAAAACTCTGGAGGAGATCAAACAGGAGAAGGCAGCGAAGTCACAGTGTCAGAGTCACAAAGATGCCCCTTCAGTTGTGGCTCCAGAAAATACCACAACCAAAACAGCAACCAAAGGCATCAAGCGAGCCATCACTGTGAAAGATACGTCAGACAGACATGTCAAAACGTTTTCTGAAATCCTTCGGgccaagaaaaaaaggcaggagGAGCAGAATTCAAGCCCTACAACAGCTAATAACACAGTGGAGAAAGGTCCAAGCAAGACACAAAAGGAGTCGGAGACAGCTGGTCTTGATCCTGAGCCCACAAACGTAACAGAAGTTAAAGTAAAGACCTTGGAAGAGATCCGCAGGGAGAAGGCTACAAGAATCCAGGTGCAGCAGTCCAAAGAGGCTGAAAAGAGGAAGAACACAGATGCTGAGGAGAATGGTGCCAAGAAGCCTGCCCTACTGCACATCAAAAAGCAGGCCTCCCAAA AAGCCAACACTGCTACAGAGAAGAGTGCTGAATTGACAGTGAAGCCACAGAAAacccctgctgctgcatctgag ACCAATAACGTAAAGGTCAAGACCTTTGAGGAGATCATGCGAGAGAAACGCCTTCGAAAACAAGAAATGCAGGCCAAAAGCTCTTCTGAAGAAGAGCCTCCTCAGAACCAGACTGTTGCTGTTACACTGAAAAGGAATCTTAAAATTGGTCTTGCATCCACAGGCTCTTCATCACCCTCCTCCACAACTGCAGACCCTGATTCTACCCTTCCCACCCAAAAAGTTCCTGTTTGTAACCTTGTAACACTCAAATCCAAGGCTGCATCACCCCAAAGTAGCACTGCTACTCCTGATACAACCGTGGCCTGTGTCCCAGTGAAGGCGGGTTCTCCTCCCCAGCAGTCCATGAACAGCTCCAGGCAGacctcaaacaaacacaccaggaCCACCACTGCACTATTACCAGCCAAGCAGGCAGGAGTATCTTCACAAGATCCAACTGCTGAAGCTGCGACAACTCAGAAGAAatctccagcaacagacaccaAAGGTAAAG tgAGGCCCAAACTGAATGTGAAGCCATCTGTCATGAAACCTGCAGTGCAAGTGAAGCCAGGCCAGAAGAGGAAGGGAGCAGAGCGATCTGCCGTAGCTGCTGTCAAACCTCTGAACAGCGCTTCCACAGTGCAGGAGGAGCCACTGCAGGAGACggcatgcagagacagacag GCGTTCCCTTCATTCAGTGCAGAAGCACAGCTTAGTTCTGCTGTGCCCCATAGTCCCAGCACCTCTCTGGATTGTGGCTCCAGCTCCAGTCCTCTGAGAGAGGACCTTCAGACAGTCTCTGTTTTCAAGAAGAGTCCTGGCAAAGAATCCCAGCCAGCTGCTAATGCAGCTGCTACTAGAGAGGCGTGCACTGTCCCCCAGAG
- the sypl2a gene encoding synaptophysin-like protein 2a, with protein sequence MDTVQKMVSGFTLDLGPLKEPLGFIRVLEWVFTIFAFATTGGYSGTTQFTVKCPDGKEPLGVVATFGYPFRLSAYPFDIPSCNSSLSNKTYLQGDFSSSAEFFVCVGVFGFLYCTATLILYLGYQSVYRQTTRGPIIDLVVTAAFAFLWLVSSSAWGKGLTDVKWATNPSHLVKECPTVCQAGEYPFMGRLNASVIFGFLNLILWAGNCWFIYKETPFHKDPQPPATMEEGGAPGP encoded by the exons ATGGATACTGTTCAG AAAATGGTGTCTGGATTCACTCTGGACCTGGGACCACTGAAAGAACCCCTTGGATTTATTCGCGTCCTAGAATGG GTCTTTACCATTTTTGCCTTCGCCACCACAGGAGGTTACTCTGGGACAACCCAATTCACAGTCAAATGCCCAGATGGCAAAGAGCCATTGGGTGTAGTGGCTACGTTTGGCTACCCATTCAG ATTGTCAGCGTACCCATTCGACATCCCCTCTTGTAACAGTAGCCTGTCCAATAAGACGTACCTGCAGGGTGACTTCTCATCCTCGgcagagttttttgtttgtgttggtgtgtttgggTTCCTTTATTGCACTGCCACACTGATCCTCTACCTGGGCTACCAGAGTGTGTACCGTCAGACCACCCGCGGTCCCATCATA GACCTGGTGGTGACTGCTGCCTTTGCCTTCCTGTGGCTCGTGTCATCCTCAGCCTGGGGCAAAGGTCTGACTGATGTCAAATGGGCAACTAACCCCAGCCACCTAGTAAAGGAATGCCCTACAGTCTGTCAGGCAGGAGAGTATCCTTTCATGGGTCGCCTCAATGCCTCTGTG ATTTTTGGCTTTTTGAACTTGATCTTGTGGGCAGGTAACTGCTGGTTTATTTACAAGGAGACTCCATTCCACAAAGATCCACAACCACCAGCCACCATGGAGGAAGGTGGGGCCCCTGGGCCCTAA